In one window of Streptomyces sp. NBC_00193 DNA:
- a CDS encoding organic hydroperoxide resistance protein, with the protein MDAIYTAVATANGREGRAVSSDGQIDLALAMPPALGGSGLGTNPEQLFAAGYAACFASALGLVGRQAKVDTSEISVTSEVSIGKDGAGFGLAVVLRVELPEALMGETGTLLVKQAHEVCPYSRATRGNIPVELVVE; encoded by the coding sequence ATGGACGCGATCTACACCGCTGTCGCCACCGCCAACGGCCGCGAAGGCCGCGCCGTCAGCTCCGACGGTCAGATCGACCTGGCGCTGGCCATGCCGCCGGCCCTCGGTGGCAGCGGTCTGGGCACCAACCCGGAGCAGCTCTTCGCAGCCGGGTACGCCGCCTGCTTCGCCAGCGCCCTCGGGCTGGTCGGCCGCCAGGCCAAGGTCGACACCAGCGAGATCTCGGTGACCTCGGAGGTCTCCATCGGCAAGGACGGTGCGGGCTTCGGGCTGGCCGTCGTCCTGCGGGTGGAACTCCCCGAGGCCCTGATGGGCGAGACCGGCACCCTGCTGGTCAAGCAGGCCCACGAGGTCTGCCCCTACTCCCGGGCCACGCGCGGCAACATCCCCGTGGAGCTCGTGGTCGAGTAG
- a CDS encoding cytochrome b/b6 domain-containing protein — protein MPRPSEPPAEQPARVGRFSPAVRLVHLATATLTVVCLASAACLYLPPLAELVGRRHLVVTVHEWSGLLIPVPVLLGLGSRAFRGDLRRLNRFGPHDRTWLRSALRRDRRPGVRPAGKFNAGQKLYASWSAGAALVMLGTGLLMWFTDLAPLPWRTGATFVHDWLALAMTVAVVGHVMMAVGDPEARRGMRTGSVAADWARREHPLWRPHGASAARAVRPAPVERPRPTPAEPPRRGRR, from the coding sequence ATGCCCCGACCGTCTGAACCCCCGGCCGAGCAGCCCGCCCGCGTGGGCCGGTTCAGCCCCGCCGTACGGCTGGTCCACCTGGCCACCGCCACCCTGACGGTCGTGTGCCTGGCGAGCGCGGCCTGCCTCTACCTGCCGCCCCTCGCCGAACTCGTCGGCCGCCGCCACCTCGTGGTCACCGTCCACGAGTGGTCCGGACTGCTGATCCCGGTCCCCGTCCTGCTCGGGCTCGGCTCCCGGGCCTTCCGCGGGGACCTGCGCCGGCTGAACCGCTTCGGCCCGCACGACCGCACCTGGCTGCGCTCCGCCCTGCGCCGCGACCGCCGGCCGGGCGTGCGCCCGGCCGGCAAGTTCAACGCCGGGCAGAAGCTCTACGCGAGCTGGAGCGCCGGGGCCGCCCTCGTGATGCTGGGCACCGGTCTGCTGATGTGGTTCACCGACCTGGCCCCGCTGCCTTGGCGGACCGGGGCCACCTTCGTCCACGACTGGCTGGCCCTCGCGATGACCGTGGCCGTCGTGGGCCACGTCATGATGGCCGTCGGCGATCCGGAGGCCCGGCGCGGCATGCGCACGGGCTCGGTGGCCGCCGACTGGGCTCGGCGCGAGCACCCGCTGTGGCGCCCGCACGGAGCCTCCGCCGCGCGGGCCGTACGCCCTGCTCCGGTGGAACGGCCGCGTCCTACTCCGGCGGAACCGCCGCGTCGAGGGCGGCGGTGA
- a CDS encoding molybdopterin-dependent oxidoreductase, which translates to MGRRLVLGMVGLGALGLALAPKLQSGFDAVLGAAASKDPTGLTGLLPGGGGFRYYSVASSVPERGPADYRLTVDGLVERPVTYTLDALRALPQTRIVRDVQCVTGWRVPETPFEGVPLFRLLDAAGVRPEARAIRFTCFDGTYTESLTLPQARREDVMVALNMQDKPLSHAHGGPVRLYAAPMYFYKSAKWLSGITLTPDVQPGYWEKLGYDVDAWVGKSNGRDDAPTV; encoded by the coding sequence GTGGGGCGGCGGCTGGTCCTCGGCATGGTGGGGCTCGGCGCCCTCGGTCTGGCCCTCGCGCCGAAGCTCCAGTCGGGGTTCGATGCCGTGCTGGGCGCGGCCGCGAGCAAGGACCCCACCGGGCTGACCGGACTGCTGCCGGGCGGCGGCGGGTTCCGGTACTACTCGGTCGCCTCCTCGGTCCCCGAACGCGGCCCGGCCGACTACCGGCTGACCGTCGACGGCCTGGTCGAGCGCCCGGTCACGTACACCCTCGACGCACTGCGCGCCCTGCCGCAGACCCGGATCGTCCGCGACGTCCAGTGCGTGACGGGCTGGCGGGTCCCCGAGACCCCCTTCGAGGGCGTCCCGCTCTTCCGGCTGCTGGACGCGGCCGGGGTGCGCCCCGAGGCCCGCGCGATCCGGTTCACCTGCTTCGACGGCACCTACACCGAGAGCCTCACGCTCCCGCAGGCCCGCCGCGAGGACGTCATGGTGGCCCTGAACATGCAGGACAAGCCGCTGAGCCACGCGCACGGCGGCCCGGTCCGCCTCTACGCGGCCCCCATGTACTTCTACAAGTCGGCGAAATGGCTGTCGGGCATCACGCTCACCCCGGACGTGCAGCCCGGCTACTGGGAGAAACTCGGCTACGACGTCGACGCCTGGGTCGGCAAGTCGAACGGACGCGACGATGCCCCGACCGTCTGA
- a CDS encoding HNH endonuclease family protein, translating into MGRQMRVPGAVLAAVLLLAVAGCSGAGSGSGADPGDDPRPGGAAPATSSAPADGKPPSGDVLPGMVGVSVARTQLAALKVAPPGTMSGYSRDKFTHWAEQGDKCDTREVILQRDGANVARDSQCKAVSGTWKSLYDEVVVTEASKMDIDHMVPLAEGWRSGAAGWDAAKRKAFANDLTRPQLLAVTASSNRSKGDQSPDQWQPPSKAAWCQYGRAWTTVKSAYGLTVTDPEKKMLSTMLDTCAAA; encoded by the coding sequence ATGGGGCGTCAGATGCGTGTGCCCGGTGCGGTACTGGCGGCCGTGCTGCTGCTGGCCGTCGCCGGTTGTTCCGGAGCGGGGAGCGGATCCGGGGCGGATCCGGGCGACGATCCGAGGCCGGGCGGCGCCGCACCCGCCACGTCATCCGCTCCCGCCGACGGGAAGCCCCCCTCCGGCGACGTGCTCCCCGGCATGGTCGGCGTCTCCGTGGCCCGTACCCAGCTGGCCGCGCTGAAGGTGGCGCCGCCGGGAACCATGTCCGGCTACAGCCGGGACAAGTTCACGCACTGGGCGGAGCAGGGCGACAAGTGCGACACCCGCGAGGTCATCCTGCAGCGGGACGGTGCGAACGTCGCCCGGGACTCGCAGTGCAAGGCCGTGTCCGGCACGTGGAAGAGCCTGTACGACGAGGTGGTGGTCACCGAGGCCTCGAAGATGGACATCGACCACATGGTGCCCCTCGCCGAAGGCTGGCGCTCCGGCGCGGCCGGCTGGGACGCCGCGAAGCGCAAGGCCTTCGCGAACGATCTGACCCGCCCTCAACTGCTCGCGGTGACCGCCTCCTCGAACCGTTCGAAGGGCGACCAGAGTCCCGACCAGTGGCAGCCGCCGTCGAAGGCGGCCTGGTGCCAGTACGGGCGGGCCTGGACCACGGTCAAGTCCGCGTACGGGCTGACCGTCACCGACCCCGAGAAGAAGATGCTCTCCACCATGCTGGACACCTGCGCGGCCGCCTGA
- the alc gene encoding allantoicase, whose product MQLPTTDFAAAPYVSGDPHADYRGGTFDFSHLTDLADRRLGAGVVAANDEFFAERENLLLRTPAVFDVHDHGNKGKVMDGWETRRRRGAGADEPFPTDSDHDWALIRLGSPGIIRGIVVDTAHFRGNHPQQISVWAAAFEGTPSTAELLDRTDAWEEIVPRTPVYGHAANGFAVGSGRRWTHLRINQHPDGGIARLRVHGEVLPDPEWLALLGTVDVACVVNGGVVEEASDGFYSSPGNTIMPGLSQKQDDGWETRRRRDKGNDWIAYRLAGQCEIRAVEVDTANLKGNSAGWVSLSVKDGVDGAWTQVLPRTRLEPDSPHRLPLAAPVLASHARIDVYPDGGFARLRLHGRLTDAGATALTARAARAARAAGAAGAAGAAGAAGAAGAAGAATTTP is encoded by the coding sequence ATGCAGCTCCCGACCACCGACTTCGCCGCCGCGCCCTACGTGTCGGGCGACCCGCACGCCGACTACCGGGGCGGCACCTTCGACTTCTCCCACCTGACCGACCTCGCCGACAGGCGGCTCGGCGCGGGGGTCGTCGCCGCCAACGACGAGTTCTTCGCGGAGCGGGAGAACCTCCTGCTGCGCACCCCGGCCGTCTTCGACGTGCACGACCACGGCAACAAGGGCAAGGTGATGGACGGTTGGGAGACCCGGCGGCGGCGCGGGGCGGGCGCGGACGAGCCGTTCCCCACGGACTCCGATCACGACTGGGCGCTGATCCGCCTCGGCTCCCCCGGCATCATCCGCGGGATCGTCGTCGACACCGCACACTTCCGGGGCAACCACCCGCAGCAGATCAGCGTGTGGGCGGCCGCCTTCGAAGGGACGCCCTCGACGGCCGAACTCCTCGACCGGACGGACGCCTGGGAGGAGATCGTCCCCCGCACCCCGGTGTACGGCCACGCCGCGAACGGGTTCGCGGTCGGCTCCGGGCGCCGCTGGACGCACCTGCGGATCAATCAGCACCCCGACGGGGGCATCGCGCGCCTGCGGGTCCACGGTGAGGTGCTGCCCGACCCGGAATGGCTGGCCCTGCTCGGCACGGTGGACGTGGCCTGCGTGGTCAACGGCGGGGTCGTGGAGGAGGCCTCGGACGGCTTCTACTCCTCCCCCGGGAACACGATCATGCCGGGGCTGTCGCAGAAGCAGGACGACGGCTGGGAGACGCGCCGGCGCCGCGACAAGGGCAACGACTGGATCGCGTACCGGCTGGCCGGGCAGTGCGAGATCCGCGCGGTGGAGGTGGACACCGCGAACTTGAAGGGGAACTCGGCCGGCTGGGTGTCACTGTCCGTCAAGGACGGCGTGGACGGCGCGTGGACGCAGGTCCTCCCGCGCACCCGGCTGGAGCCCGACAGCCCGCACCGGTTGCCGCTCGCCGCGCCGGTCCTGGCCTCGCACGCCCGGATCGACGTCTACCCGGACGGCGGATTCGCCCGCCTGCGCCTGCACGGCCGCCTCACCGACGCCGGGGCCACTGCCCTCACCGCCCGCGCGGCGCGGGCGGCGAGGGCGGCGGGGGCAGCGGGGGCAGCGGGGGCAGCGGGGGCGGCGGGGGCAGCGGGGGCGGCGGGGGCAGCGACGACGACGCCCTGA
- a CDS encoding GNAT family N-acetyltransferase: MTEIRTPRLLLRRWSEDDLVPLSEINADPEVMRWIGDGETLDLEETAETIERWEDEWDEEGFGIFAVELLASGELIGAVGLSMPWWLPEVLPAAEITWRLGRSYWGQGYGSEAAHATLEFALQDRGLDRVVAVNRAGNDESENVIRKLGMTAEKDINHPQTGALLNLHGIDLTEYEG, translated from the coding sequence ATGACCGAGATCCGTACCCCCCGCCTCCTCCTCCGCCGCTGGTCCGAGGACGACCTCGTCCCCCTGTCGGAGATCAACGCCGACCCCGAGGTGATGCGCTGGATCGGCGACGGCGAGACCCTCGACCTGGAGGAGACCGCCGAGACCATCGAGCGGTGGGAGGACGAGTGGGACGAGGAGGGCTTCGGGATCTTCGCCGTGGAGCTGCTGGCCTCCGGCGAGCTGATCGGAGCCGTGGGCCTCTCCATGCCGTGGTGGCTGCCCGAGGTCCTGCCGGCGGCCGAGATCACCTGGCGGCTCGGGCGTTCCTACTGGGGCCAGGGCTACGGTTCCGAGGCCGCGCACGCCACCCTGGAGTTCGCCCTCCAGGACCGGGGCCTCGACCGGGTCGTCGCCGTGAACCGGGCGGGCAACGACGAGTCCGAGAACGTGATCCGCAAGCTGGGCATGACCGCCGAGAAGGACATCAACCACCCGCAGACCGGCGCGCTCCTCAACCTCCACGGCATCGACCTGACGGAGTACGAGGGCTGA
- a CDS encoding MarR family winged helix-turn-helix transcriptional regulator: MTEQSTDALPDQDFLRLDGQICFALGAANRAFGGLYRVVLKDLGLTYPQYLVMLVLWEHGELPVKQLGQHLRLDSGTLSPLLKRLEAAGLIVRERSAADERSVHVRPTEAGTALRARAVEVPRRIAAATGFELSEVKDLQDRLRRLTAALDAAVPPE, translated from the coding sequence ATGACCGAGCAATCGACCGACGCCCTCCCCGACCAGGACTTCCTGCGCCTCGACGGCCAGATCTGCTTCGCGCTCGGCGCGGCGAACCGGGCCTTCGGCGGGCTGTACCGGGTCGTCCTGAAGGACCTCGGGCTCACCTACCCCCAGTACCTGGTGATGCTGGTGCTGTGGGAGCACGGAGAGCTGCCGGTCAAACAGCTCGGACAGCACCTGCGGCTCGATTCGGGCACGCTCTCGCCCCTCCTCAAGCGGCTGGAGGCGGCCGGCCTGATCGTGCGCGAGCGCAGCGCCGCCGACGAACGGTCCGTGCACGTACGCCCCACCGAGGCCGGTACGGCCCTGCGCGCGCGAGCCGTCGAGGTGCCCCGGCGCATCGCCGCCGCGACCGGCTTCGAACTCTCCGAGGTCAAGGACCTTCAGGACCGCCTGCGGCGGCTCACCGCCGCCCTCGACGCGGCGGTTCCGCCGGAGTAG
- a CDS encoding FAD-dependent oxidoreductase gives MPRPLRVAIVGAGPAGIYAADALLKSEAAAEPGVSIDIFERMPAPFGLIRYGVAPDHPRIKGIITALHQVLDKPQVRLFGNVDYPNDISLDELRSFYDAVIFSTGATADRALTIPGVELDGSYGAADFVSWYDGHPDVPRTWPLEAEKVAVLGVGNVALDVARILAKTADELLSTEIPANVYDGLKANKALEVHVFGRRGPAQAKFSPMELRELDHSPNIEVIVNPEDIEYDEGSIAERRKNKQTDMVAKTLENWAIRDIGERPHKLFLHFFESPTEVLGEDGKVVGLRTERTELDGTGNVKGTGTFTDWDVQSVYRAVGYLSDELPKLPWDVDSGTVPDEAGRVIEAGAHLASTYVTGWIRRGPIGLIGHTKGDANETVASLLADHAAGNLLTPAAPEPEAVETFLAQKEVRFTTWEGWYKLDAAEKALGEPQGRERVKLVEREDMLKASGA, from the coding sequence ATGCCTCGCCCCCTGCGGGTAGCAATCGTCGGTGCCGGCCCCGCCGGCATCTACGCCGCCGACGCCCTGCTGAAGTCCGAGGCGGCCGCCGAGCCGGGTGTGTCCATCGACATCTTCGAACGGATGCCGGCCCCCTTCGGTCTGATCCGCTACGGCGTCGCTCCCGACCACCCCCGCATCAAGGGCATCATCACCGCCCTGCACCAGGTGCTCGACAAGCCGCAGGTCCGCCTCTTCGGCAACGTCGACTACCCGAACGACATCAGCCTGGACGAGCTGCGCTCCTTCTACGACGCCGTGATCTTCTCCACCGGCGCCACCGCGGACCGCGCGCTCACCATCCCCGGTGTCGAGCTCGACGGCTCCTACGGCGCCGCCGACTTCGTCTCCTGGTACGACGGCCACCCCGACGTGCCGCGCACCTGGCCGCTGGAGGCCGAGAAGGTCGCCGTCCTCGGCGTCGGCAACGTCGCCCTCGACGTGGCCCGGATCCTCGCCAAGACCGCCGACGAGCTGCTGTCGACCGAGATACCGGCGAACGTCTACGACGGCCTCAAGGCCAACAAGGCCCTCGAGGTCCACGTCTTCGGCCGTCGCGGCCCCGCGCAGGCCAAGTTCAGCCCGATGGAGCTGCGCGAGCTCGACCACTCGCCGAACATCGAGGTCATCGTCAACCCCGAGGACATCGAGTACGACGAGGGCTCGATCGCCGAGCGCCGCAAGAACAAGCAGACCGACATGGTCGCCAAGACCCTGGAGAACTGGGCGATCCGCGACATAGGGGAGCGCCCGCACAAGCTCTTCCTGCACTTCTTCGAGTCGCCCACCGAGGTCCTCGGCGAGGACGGCAAGGTCGTGGGCCTGCGCACCGAGCGCACCGAGCTCGACGGCACCGGCAACGTCAAGGGCACCGGCACGTTCACCGACTGGGACGTCCAGTCCGTGTACCGCGCCGTCGGCTACCTCTCCGACGAGCTGCCCAAGCTGCCCTGGGACGTCGACTCCGGCACGGTTCCGGACGAGGCCGGCCGCGTCATCGAGGCCGGCGCGCACCTGGCGTCCACGTACGTCACCGGCTGGATCCGCCGCGGGCCCATCGGCCTGATCGGCCACACCAAGGGTGACGCGAACGAGACGGTCGCCAGCCTGCTCGCCGACCACGCGGCCGGCAACCTGCTGACGCCCGCCGCTCCCGAGCCGGAGGCGGTCGAGACCTTCCTCGCGCAGAAGGAGGTCCGCTTCACGACGTGGGAGGGCTGGTACAAGCTCGACGCCGCGGAGAAGGCGCTGGGCGAGCCGCAGGGCCGCGAGCGCGTGAAGCTCGTCGAGCGCGAGGACATGCTCAAGGCCAGCGGGGCGTAG